The Peromyscus leucopus breed LL Stock chromosome 4, UCI_PerLeu_2.1, whole genome shotgun sequence genome segment CTAGTTTTTAAAAGGAGTGATATACTTAAGGGTAAGATATTCATTTCCATTAACATGTAAAAAGTATATtataatacaaatgaaaaactacATACAGTAGGCTCTGCTATCTATGCTTTCCAGTTATCTGTGGTTAACCTCAGCCACAAAACATTAAGTCAGAAACTTCAGAAATAAGATTTTTAAGATATCATTTTCAGGTTGTTTTACTCCATCCTCCTAAAGACATGATCCCCACTTAGCCAGTGTTATCACTGTGCACTCAACACTCAGACACATCTTCTATCAGGGCCACAGCCCAGCATCATAGTTCTTATGTTCCAGTAACCCTTATTTACTTCATAGTGGTCCTAAAGAATAATGGTGATGCTGCAAAGGAGTTGCCAGGGAACAAAACATGAAGGACAGAGCAACTCTGTGCTGTGTGACATCTCCGTGGGGCAAACagagaaatcaaataaaacacCTCACAATCATGCATATTATCTACCTTCTGTTCACTGGGATAGATTACAAACTGTGGAAACATGagctattttaagtaaacatgaaCACAACATGTAATTTCAAGACAGGGAAAGttagtttgaaatttaaaaaaacagattcaGTGACATGGCCTCTTGTTGgtagattaattttaaaactaagcaTATAAGGAAAAGCACAGCACAGGGCAAGTTACCAAATGAACTGTGCCACAAAcaaatttttattacaaattgtagtagtttttttttttcttaaaaaagaggaaagaaaaagacctactaaaaacaaaactcatttcaATACACACAAAAAGCAAGATATATTTGTAATTTGTCTGTAGTCCCTCAGTTCTCCTTTTGGCTCCAGAACTTCCCTATGGCACTTTTCACCTCTGCATTTCTAAGAGTGTAGACAATGGGGTTCAACATGGGGGTGATGACCGTGTAGAACACAGCCACAAGTTTGTCCACAGTGTAGGTAGAGGAAGGTCTCATATAAATAAAAGCACCAGGCCCAAAGAACAAGATGACCACTGTAATGTGAGAAGCACAGGTGGAGAGTGCCTTGCGCCTCCCCTCTGCTGAATGGTTCCTCAAGTTGACTAGGATGATGACATAGGAGGTCACCAAGATAAGGAGAGAGATTGTAGAGATTAAACCACTATTGACCATCACAACAACCCCCTCCACAAAGGTGTCAGTGCAGGCAAGCTTAAATAATGGCTGGAGGTCACAGAAGTAGTGGTCAATCACATTGGGACCACAGAAGGGCAATGGAATGGTGATGAGAATATGGATTATGGAGTGAATGAGGCCCCCCAGCCAGGAACCAGCCACCAGCATGTGACATACTTGATGACTCATGATGTTCATGTAATGAA includes the following:
- the LOC114684859 gene encoding olfactory receptor 142 — protein: MANENNVTELIFTGLFQDPEVQKVCFVLFLPVYVATVLGNGLIVVTVSISKSLRSPMYFFLSSLSLVEICYSSTIVPKFLTDLLAKIKTISLKGCLAQIFFSHFFGVVEVILLVVMAYDRYVAICKPLHYMNIMSHQVCHMLVAGSWLGGLIHSIIHILITIPLPFCGPNVIDHYFCDLQPLFKLACTDTFVEGVVVMVNSGLISTISLLILVTSYVIILVNLRNHSAEGRRKALSTCASHITVVILFFGPGAFIYMRPSSTYTVDKLVAVFYTVITPMLNPIVYTLRNAEVKSAIGKFWSQKEN